GCCATGTGGACGGGCACCCGATCTCCGTGGCTGGCGTCGTGGTTGACCATCAACTTCAGGCTGGCTCGGCAGAGGTAGCTTCCCGGACGGCAGCTGTATTGCGGGATCTGGGGCTTGCACCTGTAGAAGTGCGCACGGTGGAGGTCGCATCCACTGGGTTCGGGCCTGAAGCTGCAGCCCGCGATGCCCGGCACGCAGCACTCGAAGCCGCCGCAGATGACCTCGGTTGCGATCACATCCTGCTCGGGCACACCTTGGATGACCAGGCCGAACAGGTGCTCCTGGGCCTTGCCCGCGGCTCAGGTACACGTTCCTTGGCTGGCATGAGGCCGGTCCGGGGACGCCTGCTCCGTCCCTTCCTGGGCCTCCGGCGGGAAGAAACCCTGGAAATCTGCGAGGTTGAGGACCTGGAGCCGTGGCATGATCCGAGCAACAATGACCCTGCGTTCGCGCGCTCGCGGACACGCGCCGAGGTCATGCCTGTGCTGGAAGAAAAGCTGGGGCCGGGTGTTGCCGAATCTTTGGCCAGGACTGCCGCGATTCTGCAGCAGGACGCCGATTTCCTTGAGGATCTCGCAAACGAGACGTATCTCTCCCTGGTACACCGAACTGAAGACGGCTCGTGGATGCCGGAGGACGCCGTCCGCGGGCTTCCGGCAGCGTTGAGGTTCCGCGTCATCGCGAAGGCGGCGGCCGACGTCGGGGGCCAGCAACCCGGGTACGGGCGGCTCCAGGCCGCGGAAGCGCTGCTTCGTCGCCAGGGTTCGGCGGGACCCGTTGAACTTCCCGGCCACGTTAGCGTATATCGCCTGTCCCTCAGCGATTTGGAGCAGGAACGGGCGGGATCTTCCGTTGCTTCGGCTGCTGCCGGGACGGGTGATTCGGCCACTGGCGGTCCCCGCGAGGCCGCGCGCTGTGGGAAGCTAGTATTCCGGCATCAGAAATCGCCCCAACAGTAGCCGCACCCGAGCATCAAAACAGGAGCCATTGGTGGATTCAAACGACGTCCAGGCAGATCTCAAGCACGTTCTTTACACCAAAGAGCAGATCCAAACGCGCATCGCTGAACTGGCTGCGCAGATCGACAAGGACTACGAAGGCCGCGAACTGCTGATCGTTGGTGTCCTGAAGGGTGCCGTGATGGTCATGGCGGACCTGGCGCGTGCTTTGCACAGCCACGTCAGCATGGACTGGATGGCGGTTTCTTCCTACGGCTCCGGCACGCAATCCTCGGGCGTTGTCCGGATCCTGAAGGACCTCGATACGGACCTCATGGGCAAGGACGTGCTGATCGTCGAGGACATCATCGACTCCGGCCTGACGCTTTCATGGCTCAAGTCCAACCTGGAATCGCGCGGTACGGCCAGCGTCGAGATCTGCACGGCCTTCCGTAAGCCCACCGCGGCAAAGGTTGAGATCGACGTCAAATACGTCGGCTACGACATCCCCAACGAGTTCGTTGTTGGCTATGGCCTGGATTACGCGGAGAAGTACCGCAACCTGGACTTCGTGGGCACGCTGGCCCCACACGTTTACGAGTAACCTGCCCTTTACTTGCGCCTTTTCAGGCAAACATAAGGACGTGGGAAGCCGTTGACGAACAAAAGCATTGGCATCAAGGATGTAGCCGTTGCCGCCGGCGTGTCTGTCACCACTGTTTCCCACGTTCTGAACGACGTGGCCTACGCCCGCATCAGCGCGGAAACACGGGAGAAGGTCAAAGCCACGGCGGAACGCCTCGGCTACGGCCCAAACCGCCTGGCCCAGGCCCTGCGCACGCAGCGTACCGGGATGCTGGGGCTCATCAGCGAGGAAATTGCCACCACACCACACGCAGGGCGGATCATCCTTGGTGCGGATGAGGCCGCCAGGGCGCGGGGCTACAACCTGATGATCATCAACACCTCTGGTGCGGCAAGCGACGAGTCCCGGCAGGCCGACGTCGAGGCCCTTCTGGAGCGCCGCGTTGATGGCATCCTGTATGCCACCATGTACCACCGCGAGGTCACTTTGCCGGAGAACCTGAGTTCGGTTCCCGCGGTGCTTGTGGACGCTGAAAGCCTGGCGGGCAGCGTCGCTTCGGTAGTCCCCGATGAAGAGGGCGGCGCAAGGGTAGCCGTGCAGAGCCTTCTGGACGCCGGCCACCGACGGATCGGTTTCCTGAACAACACCGACGACGTCCCGGCAACCCGGGACCGCCTGCGTGGTTTCCGGAACGCCTTGAACGAAGCAGGGCTCGACGGCGGTGCCGCACCTGTGGAGTCCGAACTTTCCGAAGTGCAGGGCGGCTATGTTGCCGCCTTGCGGATGTTCAAGCGCGAGGACCGGCCCACGGGCCTGTTTTGCTACAACGACCGCATGGCCATGGGCGCCTACCGCGCAGCGGCAGAGTTGGGAATCAGCATTCCCAACGAACTTTCCGTGGTGGGTTTCGATGACCAGGAGCTCATCGCGGCCAACCTCCACCCAGGCCTGACCACAGTGGCCTTGCCCCACTACGAGATGGGTGCCTGGGCCACCGAGCGCCTGATTGATGCCATCGAAGGCAAAACAGACCTCGCTGTCCTTGCTTCCAAACCGACGATTCTGGAATGTCCCCTGGTGACCCGTGATTCCATCACTGATCCCCATGCAGGTCTGTCCTAGCCCGTCATAGGCGAGTATCCTGTGTACGCCCAGAGGGAACTTTTGAGCATTCCAGTGCGTGAATAACTGGGAACGGTGTATAGCTAGAAACTGAAGCAGCACCATTCGCGCGCAGAAGTTGCGCCTCGCAGCACTACCAGGAGGGACGGGGCGAAACCCCGATCAGATGAAAGCTAAGAGTTTCTTCAAGGGCCCGGGCATCTGGATTGTTGTCGTCGTCGGCTTGCTCCTGGTGGCATTCGCAACGCTGGCTCCGGGCGGTTCCACACGCATTGACACCAAGGACGGCCTGGAGCTCCTCGCGCAAAGCGGCAAGGTTGAGCAGGCCAAGATTTTCGACGCCGAGAACCGCGTTGACCTGGTGCTCAAAGACAGCCTGAACATCGATGGCCAGGACAAAGGGAAGAACGTCCAGTTCTTCTACGTCACGGACCGTGGTCCGGACGTCGTCAAGGCCGTTACCAGCGCCAACCCGGACAAGGGCTTCACGGACCAGCCGATCGAGAACAACTGGTTCTCCGGACTGTTCTCTTTGCTCATCCCCGTGCTGCTGCTCGGTGTGCTGTTCTGGTTCCTGCTCTCCCGCATGCAGGGTGGCGGCTCCAAGGTGATGCAGTTCGGCAAGTCCAAGGCCAAGCTGGTCAACAAGGACATGCCGCAGGTGACCTTCTCCGACGTCGCCGGTGCTGACGAAGCAGTGGAAGAGCTCCAGGAAATCAAGGAGTTCCTCCAGGAACCGGCAAAGTTCCAGGCTGTGGGCGCCAAGATCCCCAAGGGCGTGCTGCTCTACGGCCCTCCAGGTACCGGTAAAACGCTGCTGGCCCGCGCTGTTGCGGGTGAAGCCGGCGTTCCCTTCTTCTCCATCTCCGGCTCGGACTTCGTGGAAATGTTCGTCGGCGTTGGCGCTTCGCGTGTCCGCGACCTTTTTGAACAGGCGAAGGCCAGCTCGCCGGCCATCATCTTTGTGGATGAAATCGACGCCGTTGGCCGTCACCGTGGCGCCGGAATCGGTGGCGGTAACGATGAACGCGAACAGACCTTGAACCAGCTCCTTGTGGAAATGGACGGCTTCGACGTCAAGACCAACGTTATTCTCATCGCAGCCACCAACCGTCCGGACGTCCTGGACCCCGCGCTGCTCCGCCCAGGCCGCTTTGACCGCCAGATCACCGTTGAAGCCCCTGACATGGTGGGCCGCGAGCAGATTCTGAACGTCCACGCCAAGGGCAAGCCGATGGCCCAGGGCATCGACCTCCGGGCTGTTGCCAAGAAGACCCCCGGTTACACGGGTGCTGACCTGGCCAACGTCCTCAACGAGGCAGCCCTGCTGACGGCTCGTTCAAACGCCAACCTGATCGATGATCGCGCTTTGGACGAGGCAATCGACCGCGTCATGGCGGGCCCGCAGAAGCGCAGCCGCGTCATGAAGGAACTCGAGCGCAAGATCACCGCCTACCACGAAGGTGGCCACGCACTGGTTGCAGCTGCCTTGCGGAACTCAGCTCCGGTCACCAAGATCACCATCCTTCCGCGTGGCCGTGCACTCGGCTACACCATGGTGATTCCCGAGGACGACAAGTACTCGGTTACCCGCAACGAACTGCTGGACCAGATGGCCTACGCCATGGGTGGCCGTGTTGCTGAGGAAATCGTGTTCCATGACCCCTCCACCGGCGCGTCCAACGACATCGAGAAGGCCACGTCAACGGCCCGGAAGATGGTCACGCAGTACGGCATGAGCGAACGTGTTGGTGCAGTGAAGCTTGGCCAGGGTGGCGGCGAGCCGTTCCTCGGCCGCGACGCCGCGCAGGAGCGCAACTTCTCCGACCAGATCGCCTACGTCGTGGACGAGGAAGTACGTCGCCTGATCGACCAGGCGCACGACGAGGCTTACGCCATCCTCACCGAAAACCGCGATGTCCTGGACCGTCTGGCACTGGAACTGCTTGAGCGGGAGACCCTCAACCAGGCCGAGATCGCCAAGATCTTCCACGACATCCGCAAGCGTGATTTCCGCGAGATCTGGCTGTCTAAAGAGTCCCGTCCTGTCCAGTCGATTCCGCCGGTTGAGTCCCGCGCGGAGAAAGCTGAGC
This window of the Arthrobacter sp. StoSoilB5 genome carries:
- the tilS gene encoding tRNA lysidine(34) synthetase TilS: MQNALAAAGYPERVLVACSGGPDSLALAAVAGYFARRGHVDGHPISVAGVVVDHQLQAGSAEVASRTAAVLRDLGLAPVEVRTVEVASTGFGPEAAARDARHAALEAAADDLGCDHILLGHTLDDQAEQVLLGLARGSGTRSLAGMRPVRGRLLRPFLGLRREETLEICEVEDLEPWHDPSNNDPAFARSRTRAEVMPVLEEKLGPGVAESLARTAAILQQDADFLEDLANETYLSLVHRTEDGSWMPEDAVRGLPAALRFRVIAKAAADVGGQQPGYGRLQAAEALLRRQGSAGPVELPGHVSVYRLSLSDLEQERAGSSVASAAAGTGDSATGGPREAARCGKLVFRHQKSPQQ
- the hpt gene encoding hypoxanthine phosphoribosyltransferase, which codes for MDSNDVQADLKHVLYTKEQIQTRIAELAAQIDKDYEGRELLIVGVLKGAVMVMADLARALHSHVSMDWMAVSSYGSGTQSSGVVRILKDLDTDLMGKDVLIVEDIIDSGLTLSWLKSNLESRGTASVEICTAFRKPTAAKVEIDVKYVGYDIPNEFVVGYGLDYAEKYRNLDFVGTLAPHVYE
- a CDS encoding LacI family DNA-binding transcriptional regulator, whose translation is MTNKSIGIKDVAVAAGVSVTTVSHVLNDVAYARISAETREKVKATAERLGYGPNRLAQALRTQRTGMLGLISEEIATTPHAGRIILGADEAARARGYNLMIINTSGAASDESRQADVEALLERRVDGILYATMYHREVTLPENLSSVPAVLVDAESLAGSVASVVPDEEGGARVAVQSLLDAGHRRIGFLNNTDDVPATRDRLRGFRNALNEAGLDGGAAPVESELSEVQGGYVAALRMFKREDRPTGLFCYNDRMAMGAYRAAAELGISIPNELSVVGFDDQELIAANLHPGLTTVALPHYEMGAWATERLIDAIEGKTDLAVLASKPTILECPLVTRDSITDPHAGLS
- the ftsH gene encoding ATP-dependent zinc metalloprotease FtsH, with the translated sequence MKAKSFFKGPGIWIVVVVGLLLVAFATLAPGGSTRIDTKDGLELLAQSGKVEQAKIFDAENRVDLVLKDSLNIDGQDKGKNVQFFYVTDRGPDVVKAVTSANPDKGFTDQPIENNWFSGLFSLLIPVLLLGVLFWFLLSRMQGGGSKVMQFGKSKAKLVNKDMPQVTFSDVAGADEAVEELQEIKEFLQEPAKFQAVGAKIPKGVLLYGPPGTGKTLLARAVAGEAGVPFFSISGSDFVEMFVGVGASRVRDLFEQAKASSPAIIFVDEIDAVGRHRGAGIGGGNDEREQTLNQLLVEMDGFDVKTNVILIAATNRPDVLDPALLRPGRFDRQITVEAPDMVGREQILNVHAKGKPMAQGIDLRAVAKKTPGYTGADLANVLNEAALLTARSNANLIDDRALDEAIDRVMAGPQKRSRVMKELERKITAYHEGGHALVAAALRNSAPVTKITILPRGRALGYTMVIPEDDKYSVTRNELLDQMAYAMGGRVAEEIVFHDPSTGASNDIEKATSTARKMVTQYGMSERVGAVKLGQGGGEPFLGRDAAQERNFSDQIAYVVDEEVRRLIDQAHDEAYAILTENRDVLDRLALELLERETLNQAEIAKIFHDIRKRDFREIWLSKESRPVQSIPPVESRAEKAEREAQEQAKKARLDEPLDAVAPHSQGVSSQESFQSPGPDGGTDSPLHG